The Mytilus edulis chromosome 12, xbMytEdul2.2, whole genome shotgun sequence genome contains a region encoding:
- the LOC139497828 gene encoding putative leucine-rich repeat-containing protein DDB_G0290503 — MGKKNNGNGRSNKTTQEKQQTKELETNKSNSTQQPNDTCISVSDVISEAHNIIYQTDDSLFGNLFSNSSSQQNNLKRKLNTEDSDSETICTKNTENKQKRPKHVPKSPNSGMQTIETNTEQILNKTTEAEIHVDSTVSPEMLMVTKMISNLSVDMRSMFGEMNNRINDLEANLERKITQKINQIIDKRISTEVSKVKKDVNLAVDTLRQDFDQDLKSVEDKLNEISKSVKHTGERDISYNLVIRNLPESANENLNSKISALMREGLKIQTISFSNVERKRSRNEHKSGVVIITCKSKDDLNQIMSSKCNLKFSRQYSDVYIHKDQSVQQRIERKNFQTIVDVLKSFDSEIDMRGAEIIAKRYVNHQQSRREGHFNRDMQSSRNEQSNSRHHRAGNRSQRDMHNNTHTGRRNDYNSDSRREQRDRNGEQQRHTTQGRW, encoded by the coding sequence ATGGGGAAGAAAAATAACGGTAACGGTCGGAGTAATAAAACAACTCAGGAAAAACAACAAACGAAAGAGttagaaacaaataaaagtaaCAGTACACAACAAcctaatgatacatgtattagtgTTAGTGATGTTATATCCGAAGCTCATAATATTATATACCAAACAGATGACTCTTTATTTGGGAACCTATTTTCCAATAGTAGTTCACAACAGAATAACTTAAAAAGAAAGCTTAATACGGAAGATAGTGACAGCGAGACGATTTGTACAAAAAACAccgaaaataaacaaaaacgtcCAAAACATGTACCGAAAAGTCCCAATAGTGGAATGCAAACTATCGAAACTAATACTGAACAAATCTTAAATAAAACGACAGAAGCTGAGATCCACGTGGATTCAACCGTATCTCCAGAGATGCTTATGGTCACCAAAATGATCAGTAATTTGTCAGTTGATATGCGGAGTATGTTTGGTGAGATGAATAATCGTATAAACGATCTTGAGGCTAACCTTGAACgtaaaattacacaaaaaattaACCAAATTATTGATAAACGAATTTCAACGGAAGTATCCAAAGTGAAAAAAGATGTAAATTTGGCTGTCGATACTTTGCGTCAGGATTTTGACCAAGACTTGAAAAGTGTAGAGGACAAATTGAATGAGATATCTAAATCTGTAAAGCACACAGGAGAAAGAGACATATCCTATAATTTAGTTATCAGAAATTTACCCGAAAGTGCGAATGAAAATCTGAATTCAAAAATTTCAGCTTTGATGAGGGAAGGtctaaaaatacaaacaatttcGTTTTCCAATGTCGAGCGTAAACGTAGCCGAAATGAACACAAAAGTGGAGTAGTGATTATTACATGTAAGTCAAAAGATGATCTCAACCAAATCATGTCTTCAAAATGTAATTTAAAGTTCAGTCGACAATATAGCGATGTTTACATCCACAAAGATCAAAGCGTTCAACAGCGTATTGAGCGAAAAAACTTTCAAACGATTGTTGAcgttttaaaatcatttgattCCGAAATTGACATGAGAGGAGCTGAAATTATAGCGAAGCGTTATGTTAACCACCAACAGTCAAGACGAGAAGGTCATTTTAATAGAGACATGCAAAGTTCACGTAATGAACAAAGTAACAGCCGCCATCATCGCGCTGGAAATAGGAGTCAGCGTGACATGCACAATAACACTCATACTGGAAGACGTAACGACTACAACAGCGACTCCAGACGAGAACAAAGAGACAGAAATGGTGAACAACAAAGGCACACGACACAGGGTAGATGGTAG
- the LOC139499143 gene encoding DNA endonuclease RBBP8-like, which yields MAAEDKTFKGIIIEALNFHNRKSRDYIEQIAEWKERFTTLQKQKQRYQEEYRNIKREVETYTQENNKLKGEVDSLRQVINRDQRNDRCTACSSFQHTIQTLKDVYENTLTQKDNHITYLENRIKELERRKQSNTNGQLNGNLNIALSSPDSTSKYTPHKTKQQPGSDDGHAAAESNRKSHDKVEEDPSPDRIDKSLKLRLPRNKKRSRYSEDPSPEQKRPRMEETMIEMHSDGIDNERITGKSSRKDNLEKRPHIIVPETCLFDADLFEEEEDAICGKNADDDKNTTRTKKNKWTIAMDTSSSSENEDNGTKILDQGQKEKQVNRSWLHSMLSSPDLDQTKLNKSEQSDGFEGRKINLKKNKSDPSHMLKQVNPGREQTKAKTLSQHDSPLKVVPLKNCKIVKKTSNLNCTNLTDDISGETVHIHSSPEFSSPSLVSNGRMARNISARSSQQPIDIPSDNESPLTSENEQRYPEVDVLFEDSESSQSDKILNSSKDRSVDKLSRKVRGKKSRSQEKSPDINSSWKMRERKSKVQEKSPLKDTSNMDEEFKNKLRQSTLSQAFMNSTKQDTDLQQAIEQSLQESTGKLCDKGQPNNELIESKENSPPFKKPAVPKPKFKRSKVRKTADLDETIAPVGDEKHLSDIDMEETMAPSRINDKPKGGNPDPFRINGSLDPAIELSQLCAESQDLGDELEMTLQNRHNNGKTENRVKENTDCIDALQDFRLEDLHGNDDFPKTSTCIEFGEDSQAIPCSSTSVKFGGGRLKGQKKKLKTGDTEDLETEEPQINKQMEDSFDVRPKTTTEPDYAYVDVVRGKDDRRKLKAFWCQECADFYKDTGESDEAIQKRMQDCSRHRAKHAPPSTPEHFWSVGFMDTPECEERGYINREESPEEKKEPTFNRRSKYRKLFKSKNEEDKYS from the exons ATTATATAGAACAGATAGCTGAGTGGAAAGAAAGATTTACTACGTTACAAAAGCAGAAGCAAAG GTATCAGGAGGAATACAGAAATATTAAAAGAGAAGTTGAGACGTATACACAAgagaataataaattaaaaggaGAAGTAGATAGTTTAAGGCAG GTTATAAACAG AGACCAGAGGAATGACAGATGTACAGCGTGCAGTAGTTTTCAGCACACCATACAGACACTTAAAGATGTGTATGAGAATACACTAACACAGAAAGATAACCATATAACTTATTTAG aaaatagaataaaagaaCTAGAAAGAAGAAAACAAAGTAATACAAATGGACAGTT AAATGGAAATTTGAACATTGCATTATCAAGCCCAGATTCTACAAGTAAATATACACCACACAAGACTAAACAACAGCCTGGTTCTGACGATGGACATGCAGCTGCAGAATCCAATAGGAAGTCACATGACAAAGTAGAGGAGGATCCAAGTCCTGATAGGATAGATAAAAGTTTGAAACTGAGGTTGCCGAGGAACAAAAAGAGAAGCAGATATTCAGAg GATCCTTCACCAGAACAGAAAAGACCAAGAATGGAAGAAACAATGATTGAAATGCATTCAGATGGTATCGATAATGAAAGAATTACGGGTAAATCATCAAGGAAAGACAACTTGGAAAAGAGGCCCCATATTATTGTCCCAGAAACCTGTTTATTTGATGCTGATTTATTTGAAGAGGAAGAAGATGCAATATGTGGCAAAAATGCTGATGACGACAAAAATACTACACGAACTAAGAAAAATAAATGGACAATTGCTATGGATACTAGTTCTTCATCAGAAAATGAAGACAATGGTACGAAAATTCTAGATCAAGGTCAAAAGGAAAAGCAGGTCAATAGGTCATGGCTACATAGTATGTTAAGCAGTCCAGATTTGGACCAGACAAAATTGAATAAAAGCGAACAGTCTGATGGATTTGAAGGAAGGAAaattaatttgaagaaaaataaaagtGATCCTTCTCATATGTTAAAGCAAGTCAATCCTGGAAGAGAACAAACTAAAGCTAAAACATTATCTCAGCATGATAGCCCACTCAAAGTGGTGCCactgaaaaattgtaaaattgtaaagaAAACATCAAACCTCAATTGTACAAATTTAACAGATGATATAAGTGGAGAAACTGTTCATATTCATTCCAGTCCTGAGTTTTCATCACCATCATTGGTCAGTAATGGTCGAATGGCCAGAAATATTTCAGCAAGATCTTCACAACAACCAATAGACATTCCATCTGACAACGAATCTCCTTTGACTTCTGAAAATGAACAAAGGTATCCTGAAGTGGATGTTCTGTTCGAAGATTCAGAATCATCACAATCAGACAAAATATTGAATTCATCGAAAGACAGAAGTGTTGATAAATTATCGAGGAAGGTCAGAGGGAAAAAGTCAAGGTCACAGGAAAAGTCACCTGACATTAACAGTTCTTGGAAAATGAGGGAAAGGAAATCAAAAGTACAAGAAAAATCACCATTAAAAGATACTTCTAACATGGATGAGGAGTTCAAAAATAAGTTACGACAAAGTACATTGAGTCAAGCTTTCATGAACAGCACGAAACAGGATACAGATTTACAGCAGGCTATAGAACAGTCTTTACAAGAATCTACAGGAAAACTATGTGATAAAGGTCAACCAAACAATGAATTGATAGAGTCAAAAGAAAACAGTCCTCCATTTAAAAAACCAGCAGTTCCAAAACCTAAATTTAAAAGAAGTAAGGTGAGAAAAACAGCAGACCTTGATGAAACTATTGCACCTGTTGGTGATGAAAAACATTTATCTGACATAGACATGGAAGAAACAATGGCTCCATCTAGGATAAATGATAAACCAAAGGGAGGTAATCCTGATCCATTTAGAATAAATGGCAGTTTGGATCCTGCGATTGAGCTTTCACAACTTTGTGCTGAATCACAGGACCTTGGAGATGAACTTGAAATGACCTTACAAAACAGACACAACAATGGAAAAACAGAAAATAGGGTGAAGGAAAATACAGACTGCATTGACGCTTTACAAGATTTCAGATTAGAAGATCTCCATGGTAATGATGATTTCCCTAAAACATCAACTTGTATAGAATTTGGTGAAGATTCTCAAGCTATTCCATGCAGTTCTACAAGTGTTAAGTTTGGAGGTGGACGATTAAAGGGACAAAAGAAAAAACTGAAAACTGGAG ATACAGAAGATCTGGAAACAGAAGAACCACAGATAAACAAACAGATGGAAGATAGTTTTGATGT TCGGCCAAAGACAACTACAGAGCCTGACTATGCCTATGTAGATGTTGTCCGTGGTAAAGATGACAGGAGGAAACTGAAAGCTTTTTGGTGTCAAGAATGTGCTGAT tTCTATAAAGACACTGGTGAATCTGATGAAGCCATACAAAAGAGGATGCAGGACTGTTCCAGACATAGAGCTAAACATGCCCCTCCTAGTACCCCTGAACATTTCTGGTCTGTTGGGTTCATGGACACACCAGAATGTGAAGAGAGAG GGTATATCAACAGAGAGGAATCACCAGAAGAGAAAAAAGAACCAACATTTAACAGAAGAAGTAAATACAGAAAATTGTTCAAATCTAAAAATGAGGAAGACAAATACAGCTGA
- the LOC139499145 gene encoding tetraspanin-1-like gives MTLEEGGRRTCIKVTIILVNIPVALFGLVAAGLGIWIAMDDPSFMHFTHLDEIELFDTSYVKTGSYIIVAGGFGVALFGILGIVAAATESMILLAAYTMLIALAMAVEVAATVLGVVFKHTVENTMEKAIGRSIKEEFEGVADSDNAFTIHFNAVQQKLECCGFNNSADFSKATKWNTTVDNVIQQIPPACCKNMTLSDQCVANPTPVNSYTMGCKEALADLFERYFSVIIGVAATLVFCQLVMMILSFLMMCTKVENSYNFKE, from the exons ATGACGTTAGAAGAAGGTGGTCGGAGAACATGCATCAAAGTTACAATTATATTGGTCAACATACCAGTAGCG CTGTTTGGCCTTGTTGCAGCAGGGCTTGGGATATGGATAGCTATGGATGACCCTAGTTTTATGCATTTTACACATCTGGATGAAATAGAACTGTTCGATACTTCCTATGTAAAGACTGGCTCCTATATCATTGTGGCCGGCGGTTTTGGTGTAGCACTGTTCGGTATACTGGGCATCGTAGCTGCAGCAACAGAAAGTATGATACTATTAGCTGCA TATACAATGTTAATTGCGTTAGCAATGGCTGTCGAAGTAGCGGCAACAGTATTGGGAGTGGTTTTCAAACATACG GTGGAAAATACTATGGAGAAGGCAATAGGAAGAAGTATAAAAGAAGAATTTGAAGGAGTAGCAGATAGCGATAATGCATTTACCATACATTTTAATGCAGTACAACAAAAA TTGGAGTGCTGTGGTTTTAATAATTCGGCCGATTTCTCTAAGGCTACTAAATGGAATACAACTGTAGACAACGTCATTCAACAGATCCCTCCGGCATGCTGTAAAAACATGACGTTATCAGATCAATGTGTGGCAAATCCAACACCCGTCAACTCGTATACAATG GGATGTAAAGAGGCGTTAGCAGATTTATTTGAAAGATATTTCTCTGTAATCATTGGAGTGGCTGCTACACTTGTTTTCTGTCAG ttagTTATGATGATCTTATCTTTCCTGATGATGTGTACAAAAGTGGAGAATTCTTACAACTTTAAAGAGTAA